From Enhydrobacter sp., the proteins below share one genomic window:
- a CDS encoding MFS transporter, whose amino-acid sequence MDGRDKAGVSRATSGATPPWRKRPSTILWFLSIGQLISWGLVYYTFPLFVVPMEQELGWSRNALFGALSAGLLVAGLASIPVGAWIDRGHGRLLMTGGSALAAALMLLWSQVESLAMFYVVWIGLGACQAVVLYEPAFAVITRVYGPRYKQAILLMTFLGGLASTFGIPFAQLLIERIDWRPTLIVLAAINLAVAVFIHWLFVPGPKEEAIPIAAPLPLPGPELKRKSPLAAAVRVPAFWGLVVAFAGYGLAFSAMSFHLIPLLAERKVEIGVVMAIIALIGPMQVVGRVLLMAAQRHITSVQLGALVYFAFPISMAMLAGGISDVYGLILFAVIYGVANGLVTILRGMAVPEFIGPEGYGVVSGALTMPTNIMRAVGPLAGAFAWSALGGYTPVLWGLTAIMLVAAAGFAAAALLSRRPS is encoded by the coding sequence ATGGATGGGCGCGACAAGGCCGGCGTGAGTAGGGCGACAAGCGGAGCGACGCCACCCTGGCGCAAGCGGCCGTCGACCATTCTGTGGTTCCTCTCGATCGGGCAGCTCATCTCCTGGGGCCTGGTCTACTACACCTTTCCACTCTTCGTCGTGCCGATGGAGCAGGAACTCGGCTGGTCGCGCAACGCCCTGTTCGGCGCGTTGTCGGCCGGCCTGCTCGTCGCCGGACTGGCCTCCATCCCGGTCGGCGCCTGGATCGACCGCGGCCACGGCCGGCTGCTGATGACCGGCGGATCGGCGCTCGCAGCGGCGCTGATGCTGCTGTGGTCGCAGGTCGAGTCGCTGGCGATGTTCTATGTCGTCTGGATAGGGCTCGGCGCCTGCCAGGCGGTGGTTCTCTACGAGCCGGCCTTCGCGGTGATCACCCGCGTCTACGGCCCGCGCTACAAGCAGGCGATCCTGCTGATGACGTTCCTGGGCGGGCTCGCCAGCACCTTCGGCATCCCGTTCGCGCAGCTCCTGATCGAGCGCATCGACTGGCGCCCCACGCTGATCGTGCTGGCCGCCATCAACCTCGCCGTCGCCGTCTTCATCCATTGGCTCTTCGTGCCCGGACCGAAGGAGGAGGCGATACCGATCGCCGCTCCCTTGCCGCTGCCCGGCCCAGAACTGAAGCGCAAGAGCCCGCTCGCCGCGGCGGTGCGCGTGCCCGCCTTCTGGGGATTGGTGGTCGCCTTCGCCGGCTACGGGCTCGCTTTCTCGGCGATGAGCTTTCATCTCATTCCGCTGCTGGCGGAGCGCAAGGTCGAGATCGGCGTGGTGATGGCGATCATCGCACTGATCGGACCGATGCAGGTGGTGGGCCGCGTGCTGCTGATGGCGGCGCAACGCCACATCACCTCGGTTCAGCTCGGCGCGCTCGTCTACTTCGCCTTTCCCATCTCCATGGCGATGCTGGCCGGAGGCATCAGCGACGTCTACGGCCTCATCCTGTTCGCCGTGATCTACGGCGTTGCCAACGGCCTCGTCACCATCCTGCGCGGCATGGCGGTGCCCGAGTTCATCGGCCCCGAGGGCTATGGCGTGGTGTCCGGCGCGCTGACCATGCCGACCAATATCATGCGCGCCGTCGGGCCCCTTGCCGGCGCCTTCGCCTGGAGCGCGCTGGGAGGCTACACGCCGGTGTTGTGGGGGTTGACGGCGATCATGCTGGTTGCGGCAGCGGGCTTTGCCGCCGCCGCCCTGCTGTCGAGGCGACCGAGCTAG
- a CDS encoding ROK family protein, whose protein sequence is MRLGIDLGGTKIEGIVLDGAGRERARHRVPTPSGSYDGTLEAIVDLVRRLENEVRARCSVGLAHPGAISPATGMIKNANSVHLNGRPLKADLERRLGRDVRLENDANCFAVSEAADGAAAGLEVVFGVILGTGVGGGVVVGGRPLTGAQAIAGEWGHNPLPAPRDDERDGPPCYCGRRGCIESWLSGPALQREFMRRTGRDLRATDISDAALAGDRQAADQMESYCDRLARALGSIVNVLDPHAIVLGGGLSRMSQLYRRVPDLLGDHVFSEPEHIVTRLLPPRHGDSSGVRGAAWLWPE, encoded by the coding sequence ATGCGCCTCGGGATCGACCTCGGCGGGACCAAGATCGAAGGCATCGTGCTGGATGGCGCGGGCCGCGAGCGCGCTCGCCACCGCGTGCCGACACCAAGTGGTTCCTACGACGGCACCCTCGAGGCGATCGTCGACCTCGTGCGCCGCCTCGAGAACGAGGTACGCGCGCGCTGCTCCGTCGGCCTCGCGCACCCCGGCGCGATCTCTCCGGCAACCGGGATGATCAAGAACGCCAATTCCGTCCACTTGAACGGACGCCCCTTGAAGGCGGATCTCGAGCGGCGACTCGGCCGCGACGTTCGCCTCGAGAACGACGCCAACTGCTTCGCCGTATCCGAGGCGGCCGACGGCGCGGCGGCGGGCCTCGAGGTGGTGTTTGGCGTGATCCTTGGAACCGGCGTCGGGGGTGGCGTGGTCGTCGGCGGCCGACCGCTCACCGGCGCTCAGGCGATCGCCGGCGAATGGGGCCACAACCCCCTGCCCGCGCCACGCGACGACGAACGGGACGGTCCACCCTGCTATTGCGGGCGTCGGGGCTGCATCGAGAGTTGGCTGAGCGGACCCGCGCTGCAACGCGAGTTCATGCGGCGCACCGGCCGCGACCTGCGAGCGACCGACATCTCCGACGCGGCGCTGGCCGGTGACCGGCAGGCGGCCGACCAGATGGAGAGCTACTGCGACCGTCTCGCCCGGGCACTCGGTTCGATCGTCAACGTCCTCGATCCCCATGCCATCGTCCTGGGCGGCGGCCTGTCGCGGATGAGTCAGCTTTACCGGCGCGTGCCCGATCTCCTGGGCGATCATGTTTTCTCCGAGCCCGAGCACATCGTGACACGCCTGCTGCCGCCCCGGCACGGCGATTCGAGCGGCGTGCGCGGCGCCGCCTGGCTCTGGCCGGAGTAG
- a CDS encoding patatin-like phospholipase family protein codes for MSVTKRINLALQGGGSHGAFTWGVLDALIEDGRVEIEALSGTSAGAMNAAILMQGWARGGAAGARQALRDFWTELGTYAAVSPIQRTAFDRLRGNWNLDDSPAALWSDLIQRSLSPWQRNPLRYDPLRDLLRKHFDEKAVRACHRIKAFIAATNVQTGKIRIFSREELSIDALMASACLPNIHEAVVIDGVPYWDGGYRGNPPIWPFIYNSDSHDVVLVEINPAFRSGVPRSNAEIADRLNEITFGGALMAEMRAIAFVQSLIEQGAVGGDFARRLRNVLVHSIADEASLAPLGAVSKFNVEPAFLDHLFGLGRQAAERWLEAAFESVGSKSSIDIRARFL; via the coding sequence ATGAGTGTCACCAAGCGCATCAATCTCGCTCTCCAGGGCGGCGGCTCGCACGGCGCCTTCACCTGGGGCGTGCTCGACGCGCTGATCGAGGACGGCCGCGTCGAGATCGAGGCGCTGAGCGGCACCAGCGCGGGCGCCATGAACGCGGCGATCCTGATGCAGGGCTGGGCGCGCGGCGGCGCGGCCGGGGCGCGGCAGGCGCTGCGCGACTTCTGGACCGAACTCGGCACTTACGCCGCGGTGAGCCCGATCCAGCGCACGGCGTTCGACCGCCTGCGCGGCAACTGGAACCTCGACGATTCGCCGGCGGCACTGTGGAGCGACCTGATCCAGCGTTCGCTCTCGCCGTGGCAGCGCAATCCGCTGAGATACGACCCGTTGCGCGATCTCCTGCGCAAGCACTTCGACGAGAAAGCCGTGCGTGCCTGCCATCGGATCAAGGCGTTCATCGCGGCCACCAACGTGCAGACCGGCAAGATCCGCATCTTTTCGCGCGAGGAACTGTCGATCGACGCACTCATGGCCTCGGCCTGCCTGCCCAACATCCACGAGGCCGTGGTGATCGACGGCGTTCCCTACTGGGACGGCGGCTATCGCGGCAACCCACCGATCTGGCCGTTCATCTACAACAGCGACAGCCACGATGTGGTGCTGGTGGAGATCAACCCCGCGTTCCGGTCCGGCGTTCCCCGCAGCAACGCCGAGATCGCCGACCGCCTGAACGAGATCACCTTCGGCGGCGCCCTGATGGCCGAGATGCGGGCCATCGCCTTCGTCCAGTCGCTGATCGAGCAGGGCGCGGTCGGGGGTGACTTCGCGCGTCGGCTCAGGAACGTGCTGGTCCACTCGATCGCCGATGAAGCGTCGCTGGCACCGCTCGGCGCGGTCAGCAAGTTCAATGTCGAACCGGCATTCCTCGACCACCTGTTCGGGCTCGGCCGGCAGGCCGCCGAACGCTGGCTGGAGGCCGCCTTCGAGTCCGTCGGGTCGAAGTCCAGTATCGACATCCGCGCCCGTTTCCTGTGA